The Pseudosulfitobacter pseudonitzschiae genome includes a region encoding these proteins:
- a CDS encoding CBS domain-containing protein has product MLVHHILQSKSSDAVITVKPGTSVSDAAKILAKHKFGSVVVSKDGSTADGILSERDIVRELASRGAGCLEDPVEAYMTKKLVTCTRQDSVESVLQNMSDGRFRHMPVIEDGKMVGLITQGDVVKARLSKVSMEKDALQGMIMGR; this is encoded by the coding sequence ATGCTTGTCCATCACATCCTGCAATCGAAATCCAGTGACGCGGTGATCACGGTCAAACCGGGCACCAGCGTCTCGGATGCTGCCAAAATTCTGGCCAAGCACAAGTTCGGCAGCGTGGTCGTGTCCAAAGACGGTTCTACCGCCGACGGTATCCTGTCCGAGCGTGATATCGTGCGCGAACTTGCCAGCCGTGGCGCCGGCTGTCTCGAAGACCCTGTCGAGGCCTATATGACCAAAAAACTGGTCACCTGCACACGTCAGGACAGCGTCGAAAGCGTGTTGCAGAATATGTCAGACGGGCGTTTTCGCCACATGCCCGTGATTGAAGACGGCAAAATGGTCGGCCTGATCACCCAAGGGGATGTGGTCAAGGCGCGTTTGTCCAAAGTGTCGATGGAAAAGGACGCCTTGCAAGGGATGATCATGGGGCGCTGA
- the coaD gene encoding pantetheine-phosphate adenylyltransferase: MRVGLYPGTFDPITLGHIDIIRRATSLVDRLVIGVAINRDKGPLFSLEERVAMIEAECAKLAEQTKTEIIVHPFENLLIDCASDVGAQMIIRGLRAVADFEYEYQMVGMNRQLNDEIETVFLMAEATHQAIASKLVKEIARLDGDVTKFVTPQVNTALITKLSG, encoded by the coding sequence ATGCGCGTTGGCCTTTATCCCGGCACATTCGACCCCATCACCTTGGGACATATCGACATTATCCGCCGCGCAACGTCGCTGGTCGACAGGCTGGTAATCGGGGTTGCGATCAACCGTGACAAGGGGCCGCTGTTCTCGCTGGAAGAGCGGGTCGCCATGATCGAGGCAGAATGCGCCAAGCTGGCCGAACAGACCAAGACAGAGATTATCGTTCATCCTTTCGAGAACCTGTTGATTGATTGCGCGTCGGATGTCGGTGCGCAGATGATCATTCGGGGTCTGCGGGCTGTGGCGGATTTTGAGTATGAATATCAGATGGTCGGCATGAACCGCCAGTTGAACGACGAAATCGAGACTGTGTTCCTGATGGCCGAAGCGACGCATCAGGCGATCGCGTCGAAGCTGGTCAAGGAAATCGCGCGGCTGGACGGCGATGTTACCAAATTTGTCACGCCGCAGGTTAATACCGCGTTGATCACGAAACTTTCAGGCTGA
- a CDS encoding L,D-transpeptidase family protein yields MSYTSHIARIALLTLVASPLVAQTPTTTQLDPAPTVPPATQEQPVPVPADPIIPMAESALDDTDPSQTRSDVPSVSELSRALSEQENAETQGVITPDGVPQSVPEQPPTDQSPTTQTTEIPSQPVTPATVNAASYAGEGGLPEGRSPVTVKLQVLLDRAGVSVSIIDGVKGGMTESALKAYETRMGLPVDGLLDAQVWDMLGGNNVDIYMKEYTITENDASGLSAPLPSDYGALAQLDRMGFTRVSEKLAERFHMSEGFLKLVNPEAGFYAGETIVVVEPGTNAIGQVTKIIIDKSDRRLRAWDATGQEIANYPVAVGSAGTPSPSGNMTVEAVALEPTYHYNPDVNFKQGENDKPLTLPPGPNGPVGLVWIDLSKPTYGIHGTPEPASLFTAHSHGCVRMANWDAQELASLVGTGVTVEFRE; encoded by the coding sequence ATGTCATACACATCGCACATCGCCCGCATCGCCCTGTTGACGCTTGTTGCGTCCCCTCTGGTCGCACAGACCCCGACAACTACCCAGCTTGATCCTGCGCCAACCGTGCCGCCCGCCACGCAAGAGCAGCCCGTGCCCGTGCCCGCCGATCCGATCATTCCGATGGCCGAATCCGCGCTGGACGACACCGACCCGTCGCAGACCCGTTCAGACGTGCCCAGCGTTTCGGAACTGTCTAGGGCATTGTCGGAACAGGAAAACGCGGAGACGCAAGGTGTTATAACCCCTGACGGGGTGCCGCAAAGCGTTCCGGAACAGCCCCCCACCGACCAATCCCCCACAACCCAGACGACTGAAATACCTTCGCAGCCCGTGACCCCCGCGACCGTCAACGCCGCCAGCTATGCAGGCGAGGGTGGTCTGCCTGAAGGACGCAGCCCCGTAACAGTCAAACTACAAGTGTTGTTGGACCGCGCCGGTGTTTCGGTGTCGATCATTGACGGCGTCAAAGGCGGTATGACCGAAAGCGCGCTAAAAGCCTATGAAACGCGCATGGGTCTGCCGGTCGACGGTCTGCTGGATGCGCAGGTCTGGGATATGCTGGGCGGCAACAATGTCGACATCTATATGAAAGAATATACGATCACCGAAAACGATGCTTCGGGCCTGTCCGCACCGCTGCCAAGCGATTATGGCGCATTGGCGCAACTGGACCGCATGGGCTTTACCCGCGTTTCGGAAAAGCTGGCTGAACGCTTCCACATGAGCGAGGGGTTCCTGAAACTGGTCAACCCGGAGGCCGGATTCTATGCGGGTGAAACCATCGTGGTGGTTGAACCCGGCACTAACGCGATTGGGCAGGTGACCAAGATCATCATCGACAAATCCGACCGGCGTTTGAGGGCATGGGATGCGACGGGCCAAGAGATCGCCAATTATCCAGTGGCCGTGGGCTCGGCCGGAACGCCGTCGCCCTCGGGGAACATGACGGTCGAGGCTGTGGCGCTAGAGCCGACCTATCACTATAATCCCGACGTGAATTTCAAGCAGGGCGAGAACGACAAGCCGCTGACCTTGCCGCCCGGACCGAACGGCCCTGTGGGTCTGGTGTGGATTGATCTGTCGAAACCCACCTACGGAATTCACGGTACGCCCGAACCGGCCAGCCTGTTCACCGCGCATTCGCACGGCTGTGTGCGTATGGCGAACTGGGACGCGCAGGAACTGGCGTCCTTGGTCGGCACCGGTGTGACGGTCGAGTTTCGCGAATGA
- a CDS encoding extensin-like domain-containing protein, with the protein MIRAAIVSLALSVMMAPGGASGQGAPDASLVPPEKPVAKTQASAEAPELSKTPPEADAPSQEAPEVAAPPEPLAPSAWQTLQETNAALVSCLGTLNELGAVYKLDDPRTGDDRDCGIANPVRLTQPVQGIEIDTPALMRCETAAALGTWLRDFVQPAAATLKRGPVVKLTKGSGYDCRGRNNQPDGKLSEHAYGNAIDIMAFRFKDGSQIKVAPRARDGTLAESFQDAVRATACLHFTTVLGPGSDDSHSDHLHLDVIARQGGFRLCQ; encoded by the coding sequence ATGATCCGTGCAGCGATTGTGTCTTTGGCGTTGTCTGTGATGATGGCACCGGGGGGCGCGTCGGGGCAGGGCGCGCCTGATGCGTCGCTGGTGCCACCGGAAAAACCTGTGGCAAAGACACAGGCCAGCGCAGAAGCGCCAGAGCTATCCAAGACCCCGCCCGAGGCCGACGCACCATCACAAGAGGCGCCAGAAGTGGCAGCGCCGCCGGAACCACTGGCCCCGTCGGCCTGGCAGACACTGCAAGAGACCAACGCCGCGCTTGTTTCCTGTCTGGGTACGCTGAATGAATTGGGTGCGGTCTACAAACTTGATGATCCGCGCACCGGAGATGACCGCGATTGCGGCATCGCCAATCCTGTGCGCCTGACGCAGCCGGTGCAGGGTATTGAAATTGACACCCCCGCATTGATGCGTTGCGAAACAGCGGCGGCCTTGGGCACATGGCTGCGCGATTTTGTCCAACCTGCCGCTGCCACATTAAAGCGTGGTCCGGTGGTGAAACTGACCAAAGGCAGTGGCTATGACTGCCGAGGGCGCAATAACCAGCCGGACGGAAAGCTGTCCGAACACGCCTATGGCAATGCCATCGACATCATGGCGTTCCGGTTCAAGGACGGATCGCAGATCAAGGTGGCCCCCCGCGCGCGCGATGGGACGTTGGCCGAAAGCTTTCAGGATGCCGTGCGGGCGACGGCATGCCTGCATTTCACAACTGTGTTGGGACCGGGGTCAGATGACTCACACAGTGACCACTTGCATCTGGACGTGATCGCCCGGCAGGGCGGCTTTCGCCTCTGCCAATAG
- the gap gene encoding type I glyceraldehyde-3-phosphate dehydrogenase, with translation MPTKIAINGFGRIGRNVLRALIERGGDDLQVVAINDLAEPATNAHLFEFDSVHGRYNGTVNLSGDTMDVGAGPIRMSAERDPSKLNWGDVDIALECTGLFKTDETAGAHLKNGSNKVLISAPGKGEMKTIVYGVNHDILTAEDKIVSNASCTTNCLAPLCKALHEEFGIVRGTMTTIHAYTGGQPTHDRANSDLARGRAAALSMVPTSTGAAKAIGLVMPELDGRIFGTSLRVPTPNVSCVDLTVEVSKETDIAGVNAALSKAARASGGVLEVEARPLVSVDFNHTAASSTVALDQTHVQNGTMVRILSWYDNEWGFSNRMLDTALAMANAK, from the coding sequence ATGCCGACGAAAATCGCAATCAACGGATTTGGACGCATCGGACGCAACGTGCTGCGCGCGCTGATCGAGCGCGGAGGGGACGACCTGCAAGTGGTTGCGATCAACGATCTGGCCGAACCTGCCACCAACGCGCATCTGTTCGAATTCGACTCGGTGCATGGCCGCTATAACGGCACCGTCAACCTAAGCGGTGATACGATGGACGTGGGCGCAGGCCCGATCCGCATGAGCGCCGAGCGTGATCCGTCGAAACTGAACTGGGGCGATGTGGACATCGCGCTGGAATGTACCGGCCTGTTCAAAACCGACGAGACCGCAGGCGCACACCTGAAAAACGGCAGCAACAAGGTTCTGATTTCCGCGCCCGGCAAGGGCGAGATGAAAACAATCGTTTATGGCGTGAACCACGATATTCTGACCGCAGAGGACAAGATCGTTTCGAACGCGTCCTGCACAACCAACTGTCTGGCCCCCTTGTGCAAAGCGCTGCACGAAGAGTTCGGCATCGTACGCGGCACCATGACCACGATCCATGCCTATACCGGCGGCCAACCCACCCATGACCGCGCCAACAGCGATCTGGCACGGGGCCGCGCGGCGGCGCTGTCGATGGTGCCCACCTCGACAGGTGCGGCCAAGGCGATCGGTCTGGTGATGCCCGAGCTGGACGGCCGTATCTTTGGCACCTCGTTACGGGTGCCCACACCAAATGTCTCATGCGTGGACCTGACGGTGGAAGTGTCGAAAGAGACCGACATCGCAGGGGTGAACGCCGCCCTGTCCAAAGCCGCCCGCGCATCGGGTGGCGTGTTGGAAGTCGAAGCCCGCCCGCTGGTATCGGTCGACTTCAACCACACCGCTGCCAGCTCGACCGTGGCGCTGGACCAGACCCATGTGCAGAACGGCACAATGGTACGCATCCTGTCGTGGTATGACAACGAATGGGGCTTTTCCAACCGGATGCTGGACACCGCACTGGCGATGGCAAACGCCAAGTAA
- the gap gene encoding type I glyceraldehyde-3-phosphate dehydrogenase, producing the protein MTIRVGINGFGRIGRCTLSHIASSGRNDIQVVKLNATGPLKSAAHLIKYDSVHGPFPGMVQIGDNTLDLGRGPIDVMSTYDMDALDWDGCDVVLECTGMFNDGLKAKSHIERGAGKVLLSAPGKNVDRTVVYGVNDKELTSIDRMVSNGSCTTNCLAPLAKALDDAFGIESGLMTTIHSYTGDQPTLDKRHSDLYRARAAAMSIIPTSTGAAKALGEVLPKLAGKLDGTAMRVPTPNVSAVDLTFIAGRDVTAEEVNAAMKAASEGPMSRVLAYDDEMKVSVDFNHTEHSSIFAPDQTKVTGGNLVRVLAWYDNEWAFSCRMADVAVAMGRLS; encoded by the coding sequence ATGACCATCAGAGTTGGAATCAACGGGTTTGGCCGCATCGGCCGCTGCACCCTGTCCCACATCGCCTCAAGCGGTCGCAATGACATTCAGGTGGTCAAGCTGAACGCCACCGGCCCACTGAAAAGCGCGGCACACCTGATCAAATACGATTCCGTTCACGGCCCGTTTCCCGGCATGGTCCAGATTGGCGACAACACACTGGATCTGGGCCGCGGCCCGATTGACGTGATGTCGACCTATGACATGGACGCGCTGGACTGGGACGGCTGCGATGTCGTTCTGGAATGCACCGGCATGTTCAACGACGGCCTCAAGGCGAAATCCCACATCGAACGCGGCGCAGGCAAAGTGCTGCTGTCAGCCCCCGGCAAGAACGTCGACCGCACCGTGGTCTACGGCGTCAACGACAAGGAACTGACCAGCATTGACCGCATGGTCAGCAACGGGTCGTGTACCACCAACTGTCTGGCCCCGCTGGCCAAGGCGCTGGATGATGCGTTCGGCATTGAAAGCGGGTTGATGACCACAATCCACAGCTATACCGGCGACCAACCGACACTGGACAAGCGGCACAGCGATCTTTACCGCGCCCGCGCTGCCGCTATGAGCATTATTCCCACATCGACCGGTGCGGCCAAAGCCTTGGGCGAAGTGCTGCCGAAACTGGCGGGCAAACTGGACGGCACCGCCATGCGCGTGCCCACGCCAAACGTCTCGGCTGTGGACCTGACCTTTATCGCAGGCCGCGATGTCACGGCCGAAGAGGTGAACGCCGCGATGAAGGCCGCGTCCGAAGGCCCGATGAGCCGCGTTCTGGCCTATGACGACGAGATGAAAGTCTCGGTCGATTTCAACCACACCGAACATTCGTCGATCTTTGCCCCAGACCAGACCAAAGTGACCGGCGGCAATCTGGTGCGCGTGCTGGCGTGGTATGACAACGAATGGGCATTCTCGTGTCGCATGGCCGATGTGGCCGTGGCCATGGGCCGTTTGTCGTAA
- a CDS encoding DUF808 domain-containing protein codes for MSGLLALLDDVAAIAKVAAASVDDVIGQAAKASAKAAGAVIDDAAVTPKYVTGFSADRELPIIWRIAKGSLRNKLVFLLPAGLALSAFAPWAITPLLMLGGCYLCFEGAEKVAHAVGIGGHGHTDHPKAAEVPDDPAHLEEEKAQGAIKTDFILSAEIMTIALAAIPASTFWMEAATLAGVAIIITLAVYGSVALIVKADDLGLAMASHGRFAPTRSLGRGIVHAMPWVLKTLLVVGTAAMLWVGGNIIVHGLEVLGYDTLGHFTHDWAAAAGHAVSETWQGAAEWATKAAMDGVFGLGLGLVLIPIGEKIVTPLWRAVFHRKKLQA; via the coding sequence ATGAGCGGACTTCTGGCCCTATTGGATGATGTGGCGGCGATCGCCAAAGTGGCGGCGGCTTCGGTCGATGATGTGATCGGTCAGGCCGCCAAGGCCAGCGCCAAGGCGGCAGGTGCCGTGATCGACGATGCAGCCGTGACACCCAAATATGTGACCGGCTTTTCCGCCGACCGCGAGCTGCCGATCATCTGGCGCATCGCCAAGGGATCGCTGCGCAACAAGCTGGTGTTCTTGCTGCCTGCGGGGCTGGCGCTGTCGGCCTTCGCGCCTTGGGCGATCACGCCGCTGCTGATGCTGGGGGGCTGTTACCTGTGCTTCGAGGGGGCCGAAAAGGTGGCCCATGCCGTCGGCATAGGCGGGCACGGGCATACCGACCACCCAAAAGCCGCAGAAGTACCCGACGACCCGGCGCACCTTGAGGAAGAAAAGGCCCAAGGTGCCATCAAGACCGATTTCATCCTGTCCGCCGAAATCATGACCATCGCATTGGCCGCCATTCCGGCAAGCACCTTCTGGATGGAGGCGGCAACCTTGGCCGGTGTAGCGATCATCATCACGCTGGCGGTATATGGCTCTGTCGCGTTGATCGTCAAAGCCGACGATCTGGGGCTGGCGATGGCCAGTCACGGGCGTTTTGCACCGACTCGTTCGCTGGGTCGCGGGATCGTACATGCGATGCCTTGGGTGCTAAAGACCCTGCTGGTGGTCGGCACCGCCGCGATGCTGTGGGTGGGGGGCAATATCATCGTCCACGGGCTTGAAGTTTTGGGCTATGACACGCTGGGGCACTTTACCCACGATTGGGCCGCTGCCGCCGGCCATGCGGTCAGCGAGACATGGCAGGGGGCAGCCGAATGGGCGACAAAGGCCGCGATGGATGGTGTATTCGGTCTGGGTCTTGGGCTGGTTCTGATCCCCATCGGGGAAAAGATCGTTACCCCGCTGTGGCGCGCTGTGTTCCATCGCAAGAAGTTGCAGGCCTGA
- the tkt gene encoding transketolase, producing the protein MDLKALAKANPDHWSKATAIRALTLDAVAAANSGHSGMPMGMADVATVLFEKHLKFDASAPNWPDRDRFILSAGHGSMLLYSLLHLVGDVQFPLEELKNFRQAGARTAGHPENFLADAIETTTGPLGQGLANSVGFAMAEEMQRAQYGRKVVDHYTYVIAGDGCLMEGVSQEAITLAGRHKLGKLIVMWDNNNITIDGTVELSDRTDQVSRFKSAGWQVLEIDGHNPEEIDAALTQAKKGSKPTMIACKTHIALGHAAQDTSKGHGALTDPEQLQAAKAAYGWTTGPFEIPADVKLAWEEIGKRGAAEHAEWQTRIEAISNTKRAQFERAYALDAPKKLSATIKAFKKQMSESAPKLATRASSEKVLEVVNPIMPETVGGSADLTGSNNTKTGDLGVFDVDNRKGRYVYWGIREHGMSSAMNGMVLHGGIRPYGGTFMCFTDYARPAMRLAALMQVPTVFVMTHDSIGLGEDGPTHQPVEHLAISRATPNTYVFRPADTIETAEAWEIALTSKSTPSVLSLTRQGLPTVRTEHKNKNLTAQGAYVLAEAVGKRQVILIATGSEVEVALKAREALQADGIGTRVVSMPCMELFAEQDEAYRRRVLPAGSAVRIGIEAAVRQGWDQWLLGERGRANKADFVGMDRFGASAPAEELFEKFGITAETVVAKAKVLL; encoded by the coding sequence GTGGATCTCAAAGCACTTGCCAAAGCCAACCCTGACCACTGGTCCAAAGCCACCGCCATCCGTGCGCTGACACTGGATGCAGTCGCCGCTGCCAATTCCGGTCACTCGGGAATGCCGATGGGCATGGCCGACGTGGCCACCGTCTTGTTCGAAAAACACCTGAAATTCGACGCCTCCGCCCCCAACTGGCCGGACCGCGACCGGTTTATCCTGTCTGCGGGCCACGGCTCGATGCTGCTGTATTCGCTGCTGCACCTTGTGGGTGATGTCCAGTTCCCCCTGGAAGAGTTGAAGAATTTCCGCCAGGCGGGCGCGCGCACCGCGGGTCACCCTGAAAACTTCCTTGCCGATGCAATTGAAACCACAACCGGCCCGCTGGGTCAGGGTCTTGCCAATTCGGTCGGCTTTGCGATGGCCGAAGAAATGCAGCGCGCGCAATACGGACGCAAGGTTGTCGATCACTATACCTATGTGATCGCGGGCGACGGTTGCCTGATGGAAGGTGTCAGCCAAGAGGCGATCACCCTTGCGGGCCGTCACAAGCTGGGCAAGCTGATCGTGATGTGGGACAACAACAACATCACTATTGACGGCACCGTCGAGCTGAGCGACCGCACCGATCAGGTCAGCCGCTTCAAGTCCGCAGGCTGGCAGGTTCTGGAAATCGACGGTCACAACCCCGAAGAGATCGACGCCGCTCTGACGCAGGCCAAAAAGGGCTCGAAGCCGACGATGATCGCATGCAAAACCCACATCGCTTTGGGGCACGCGGCGCAGGACACCTCGAAGGGTCACGGCGCATTGACCGATCCCGAGCAGTTGCAAGCCGCCAAAGCTGCCTATGGCTGGACCACCGGCCCGTTCGAAATCCCTGCAGATGTAAAATTGGCGTGGGAAGAGATTGGCAAACGCGGCGCCGCCGAACACGCCGAATGGCAGACCCGCATCGAGGCGATCAGCAACACCAAGCGCGCCCAGTTCGAGCGCGCCTATGCGTTGGACGCCCCCAAGAAGCTGAGCGCCACGATCAAGGCATTCAAAAAGCAGATGTCGGAAAGCGCGCCCAAGCTGGCGACCCGCGCCAGCAGCGAAAAAGTGTTGGAAGTCGTCAACCCGATCATGCCCGAAACCGTTGGCGGCAGCGCCGATCTGACCGGTTCGAACAACACCAAAACCGGTGATCTGGGTGTTTTCGATGTGGACAACCGCAAGGGCCGCTATGTCTATTGGGGCATTCGCGAGCATGGCATGTCGTCCGCAATGAACGGTATGGTTCTGCACGGCGGCATCCGTCCCTATGGTGGTACGTTCATGTGCTTCACCGACTATGCCCGCCCTGCCATGCGTCTGGCGGCGCTGATGCAGGTGCCGACGGTCTTCGTGATGACTCACGACAGCATCGGTCTGGGCGAAGACGGCCCCACCCACCAGCCGGTCGAACATCTCGCGATTTCACGCGCGACGCCGAACACCTATGTGTTCCGGCCCGCCGACACCATCGAGACCGCCGAAGCGTGGGAAATCGCGCTGACCTCGAAATCGACGCCGTCGGTTCTGTCGCTGACCCGTCAGGGCCTGCCGACCGTGCGGACCGAGCATAAGAACAAGAACCTGACCGCACAGGGTGCCTATGTTCTGGCCGAAGCGGTGGGCAAACGTCAGGTGATCCTGATTGCCACCGGTTCCGAGGTCGAAGTGGCGTTGAAAGCCCGCGAGGCGCTGCAAGCCGATGGCATCGGCACCCGCGTGGTGTCCATGCCCTGCATGGAGCTTTTTGCCGAGCAGGACGAAGCCTATCGTCGCCGTGTTCTGCCTGCGGGCAGCGCCGTGCGCATCGGCATCGAAGCGGCTGTGCGTCAAGGCTGGGACCAGTGGTTGCTGGGCGAACGCGGTCGCGCGAACAAGGCTGATTTCGTCGGCATGGACCGGTTCGGCGCGTCGGCACCGGCAGAAGAGCTGTTTGAAAAGTTCGGGATCACCGCAGAGACCGTTGTGGCCAAGGCCAAAGTACTGCTTTGA
- a CDS encoding cell division protein ZapA translates to MPEVIISIGGRQFEVACQEGEDTYLQAAAKMLDEEAKVLSDQVGRMPEARMLLMAGLMLADKTASVEDRVAEIQARLDEREAELEGLRNQVIEPERIEIPVVPQSVTDTLAELAARAESLAEEVQERLDGTYEG, encoded by the coding sequence ATGCCCGAAGTGATCATTTCCATCGGTGGCCGCCAGTTCGAGGTCGCCTGTCAGGAAGGCGAAGACACCTATCTGCAAGCCGCCGCAAAGATGCTGGACGAAGAGGCCAAGGTTCTGTCCGATCAGGTCGGACGGATGCCCGAAGCGCGGATGCTGTTGATGGCCGGACTGATGCTGGCCGACAAAACCGCAAGCGTCGAGGACCGTGTCGCCGAAATTCAGGCCAGACTGGATGAACGCGAGGCCGAACTGGAAGGGCTGCGCAATCAGGTGATCGAACCCGAGCGCATCGAAATTCCCGTGGTGCCCCAGTCGGTGACCGACACGCTGGCAGAGCTGGCCGCACGGGCGGAATCGCTGGCTGAAGAAGTGCAGGAACGGCTGGACGGCACCTACGAGGGCTAA
- the grxD gene encoding Grx4 family monothiol glutaredoxin, with protein sequence MTDATKQIKDTVTSNDVVLFMKGTKSMPQCGFSSRVAGVLNYMGVEFTDVNVLADDGIRQGIKDYSDWPTIPQLYVKGEFVGGCDIITEMTLSGELDTLFEQNGVTYDKDAAEKIREANG encoded by the coding sequence ATGACCGACGCAACAAAACAAATCAAAGACACCGTGACCAGCAACGACGTTGTGCTGTTCATGAAGGGCACAAAGTCCATGCCGCAATGCGGTTTCTCCAGCCGTGTGGCGGGGGTGCTGAACTATATGGGCGTGGAATTTACCGATGTGAACGTGCTGGCCGATGATGGCATACGTCAGGGCATCAAGGACTATTCCGACTGGCCCACCATCCCCCAGCTTTACGTCAAAGGCGAATTCGTCGGCGGCTGTGACATCATCACCGAAATGACCCTGTCGGGCGAGTTGGACACATTGTTCGAACAGAACGGCGTGACCTATGACAAGGATGCCGCCGAAAAGATCCGCGAAGCCAACGGCTGA
- a CDS encoding BolA/IbaG family iron-sulfur metabolism protein, producing the protein MAIQAKDIEDLIRSSFPDAKITITDLAGDGNHYAAEVIDASFKGQNRVQQQRAVYAALKGKMDGNNGELHALALTTKAPE; encoded by the coding sequence ATGGCCATTCAAGCCAAGGATATCGAAGACCTGATCCGGTCGTCCTTTCCTGACGCCAAGATCACGATCACCGACCTTGCGGGGGACGGCAACCACTATGCCGCCGAGGTGATTGACGCATCTTTCAAAGGCCAGAACCGCGTGCAGCAGCAACGCGCCGTCTATGCCGCCCTCAAGGGCAAGATGGACGGCAACAACGGCGAATTGCACGCGCTGGCCCTGACCACCAAAGCGCCGGAGTAG
- a CDS encoding XdhC family protein: MDIFENAPELALEWHRAGRGAALATVVETWGSAPRRTGAMLVVSGDGEMMGSVSGGCVEGAVVLEAQDALAEGAPRLLEYGVSDGDAFAVGLACGGTIRILVEPVGSALDARLLEQIVDARAARRQVAYVVNTADWSRAVVSDGYDTRFAMDRSGVEDDGTTFVHIHNPPLRLIVVGAVHIAQALLPMARIAGYDPVVIDPRGAFGSQARFPGETILDDWPDEALDAVGLDARTALVLLTHDPKLDDPALHRALNSKAFYIGALGSKRTHASRVARLDAAGFDAAAIDRIHGPVGLDIGAASPPEIAVSILAQMVRALRRGA, encoded by the coding sequence ATGGATATCTTTGAAAACGCACCGGAGCTGGCGCTGGAATGGCACCGCGCGGGTCGGGGTGCCGCATTGGCCACGGTGGTCGAGACTTGGGGCAGCGCGCCACGTCGTACCGGCGCGATGCTGGTGGTGTCGGGCGACGGCGAAATGATGGGTTCGGTTTCGGGGGGCTGCGTTGAAGGGGCCGTGGTGCTGGAAGCGCAGGACGCGCTGGCCGAAGGCGCGCCGCGGCTGCTGGAATACGGGGTCAGCGACGGCGATGCCTTTGCCGTTGGGCTGGCTTGTGGCGGTACAATCCGCATCTTGGTGGAACCCGTGGGCAGCGCGCTGGACGCCCGGTTGCTGGAACAGATCGTCGATGCACGCGCGGCGCGCAGGCAGGTGGCCTATGTGGTGAACACGGCCGACTGGTCGCGCGCGGTCGTCAGCGATGGCTATGACACCCGCTTTGCAATGGACCGTTCGGGCGTTGAAGATGACGGGACCACATTTGTTCACATCCACAACCCGCCCTTGCGGCTGATCGTGGTGGGGGCGGTGCATATCGCGCAAGCGCTGCTGCCGATGGCGCGGATTGCGGGCTATGATCCGGTGGTGATCGACCCGCGCGGGGCTTTCGGGTCGCAGGCACGCTTTCCCGGCGAAACGATATTGGACGACTGGCCCGACGAAGCGCTGGACGCTGTGGGGCTGGATGCGCGCACGGCGCTGGTGCTGCTGACCCACGATCCGAAACTGGACGATCCCGCGTTGCACCGTGCGCTGAACTCCAAGGCGTTCTATATCGGCGCTTTGGGGTCGAAACGCACCCATGCGTCCCGCGTGGCGCGGTTGGATGCTGCAGGTTTTGACGCAGCGGCGATCGACCGTATTCACGGCCCCGTGGGGTTGGATATCGGCGCGGCCAGCCCGCCCGAGATCGCGGTGTCGATCCTGGCACAGATGGTACGGGCACTGAGGCGCGGCGCATGA